A genomic stretch from Falco cherrug isolate bFalChe1 chromosome 1, bFalChe1.pri, whole genome shotgun sequence includes:
- the GRSF1 gene encoding G-rich sequence factor 1, which yields MAAAAARRGLPALLLLGRRPPCPRLPAARRPLTAAAPGPGLGAPRAPAPLCAAVRSYSQVTDSPSREGHLSDGEPESPKEDNDSVYLIRAQGFPFSCTEEDVLTFFDSCRIRNGENGIHFLLNRDGRRRGDALIELESKADVQRALEKHLRYMGPRYVKVFEVHDSDVEGLLQSLRDESQAINDGVVLLRGLPFSSTEDDIADFFAGLKITDIAFIYRGERKSGEAFVQFATPEMAAKALLRHREYMGSRYIEVYVSRKHQMQRHVPYDRQTVTYPRVKEHESVSEERGLSDMGRSDAEKENKMCREGTESSGHVAEAGNISSPLHFVHMRGFPTQASAQDIVNFFAPLKPTRIMVEYNSSGDATGKADVHFESHEDAAAAMAKEGSQLQCSAIELFLNKHPEAKEDC from the exons ATggccgccgccgcggcgcgCCGCGGGCTGCCcgccctgctgctgctcggccGCCGGCCGCCCTGCCCGCGCCtgccggccgcccgccgcccgctcaccgccgccgcccccgggccggggctgggcgcGCCGCGGGCTCCCGCCCCGCTCTGCGCCGCCGTCCGCAGCTACAGCCAG GTTACAGATTCACCGTCCCGTGAAGGTCACCTCTCCGACGGAGAGCCAGAGTCACCCAAGGAAGATAATGACAGCGTCTATCTCATCAGGGCACAAGGATTCCCTTTCTCCTGCACTGAAGAAGACGTGCTTACCTTTTTTGATA GCTGTAGGATTCGAAATGGTGAGAACGGCATACACTTCCTCTTAAACAGGGATGGGAGACGCAGGGGAGATGCCTTAATTGAGCTGGAGTCAAAAGCAGATGTCCAGAGAGCCTTGGAAAAGCACCTGAGGTATATGGGCCCGCGCTATGTGAAAG TCTTTGAAGTACATGATAGTGATGTAGAGGGCTTGCTACAAAGTCTGCGGGATGAGTCACAAGCCATAAATGATGGAGTTGTACTGCTCAGAGGCCTTCCCTTCAGCTCCACTGAGGACGatattgcagatttttttgcag GTTTGAAGATAACTGACATAGCTTTCATCTACcggggagaaagaaaatcaggagAAGCTTTTGTGCAGTTCGCCACTCCTGAAATGGCAGCTAAAGCCCTGTTACGACACAGGGAATATATGGGAAGTAG ATACATAGAAGTGTATGTCAGTAGAAAGCATCAAATGCAGAGGCATGTGCCTTACGACAGGCAGACGGTGACCTACCCCAGAGTAAAAGAACATGAGTCCGTTTCTGAAGAAAGAGGATTGAGCGACATGGGAAGATCtgatgctgaaaaagaaaata AAATGTGCAGGGAAGGAACGGAAAGCTCTGGGCATGTTGCAGAAGCTGGGAATATCTCATCACCGCTGCACTTTGTCCACATGAGGGGCTTTCCTACCCAAGCTAGTGCCCAGGACATAGTGAAC ttctttgctcCACTGAAGCCCACGAGGATCATGGTTGAATACAACTCCAGTGGAGATGccacaggaaaagcagatgtGCATTTTGAGAGCCATGAggatgcagctgctgccatggctAAGGAGGGGTCACAGCTGC AGTGCAGTGCCATTGAATTATTCCTGAATAAACATCCAGAGGCAAAGGAAGACTGCTAG